TGGGAAGCCCAGAAGAAGTCCTCAGTGGGGGCATCTCCGAGAGGGGCCATGTTATTCTCTGGAGGGGATGGATGATAGGGAACCCATTCTCACTGCGAGAAGGCTCAGCCTGGAGTGTGGTCATtcacatatttattcattcaagagGGACTTAAGTGCCTGGCAGTATTATGTCTTTAAGATACATCAGTGAATAAAACATACTATATTCTAGTGTTAGGGGGATAGGCATAGATAATAAGCATGACAAGTTATGGTAGCATTAAAAGGTGGTAAATACTCTCTTGGGAAAAGACAGAAATATGGGAAGGTAAGGAAATTGAGAGTATCAGGGAGTGGGAGTGGTTTGCAATTCTAAATAGGGTGGTCAGGGTAGGCTTTTGAAGTGACAATTGTGTGAATGTTTGAGGGAGGTGAGTCAGGGAGGAAAAACATTCCAGGAAGGGTAAATAACCAGCacacaaaggctcaaagtcaggaACCTGGACCATTCTTTGCAGTGAATGAGGGGGAGCTAGAAGGAGATGTGTTCAGAAAGGCAGTAGGGGAAAGGGACATGTCATGCAGAGCTTTAGATACCAAAATCAGGACTTTGTCCACTGCTCCGAATGAAATGGGGAACCACTGCAGAGGTTTTTTGGAAAGGAGTGATGTGATCTACCCTGGGTTTAAAAGGTTCACTCAGGCTGTTATGCTGAAACTAGGATGGAAAGGGACAAAGGTGAAATCGGGGAGACTAGTTAGGAACCTATTGTGTAGTGATTCACTAAAAAATGGTAGTCGTTCAGACTAGGGTGGAGAGTGGAGAAGTGGTCAGTCTCTGGATACATTTTGGAGGTAGAAACGGGCATTTTTAACAGACGTGTCAAGGCGATTTAAATGTCTTTGGTTTGAGCAACTAGTGTGCAGTTGCCATTAAGTGAAATGGAAAAGCATGTTTTGGGGAAGGCAAATGAATATATACTTGTCACTATCTCTGTCCCCACAGCTGATAGACCAGACGTGGCTCCCAGCTGGGGTTCGAGTCCCCCTCCACCAAGTGCCTTTTACTGTGAAAGGCCGCTTTCGCTTCCTGCCTCCAGTCCAGGTCATGGTTGTGGGCAGCTACCTTCTGGGCACCTGCATCCGACCAGACATCAATGTGGATGTGGCACTGACCATGCCCAGGGTGAGGTCCATGGGTTGGGGCTGGAGAGAGCTGACACTTTGCCACCTACAAATCCCTAGGGCCCTCCGTCTTTCTCACCTTCCACTTGTCAGGGTGTTGAAATCTGAATTCTAAATCAAAAGAGCAGACCACTGCAGTCATTCTGAGGGCAGTTTAGCTGTGCCTTTAGGCTAATTGCTGCCTCTTTGGTACTTCGCCTTCCTCATCTCAGAACTGGGTAGATTGTTGTTAGCCCTGGATCAGGCATTCTGGCCTGGGGTTGCCAGGCTGGGCTCTCACCTTGGCTTTGTTTTTGCCCTCAAGGCCTGCAACACCTCACAGTCATCTCTTTGCTCTTCTGGCTCCTCCAGGAGATCCTACAGGACAAGGATGGGCTGAACCAGCGCTACTTCCGCAAACGCGCCCTCTACCTGGCCCACTTGGCTCACCACCTGGCTCAGGACCCCCTCTTTGGCAGTGTTCGCTTCTCCTACAGCGGTGGCTGCCACTTGAAACCCTCATTGCTGCTGCGGCCACAGGGTAGGAAGCACACACAGGGCTAGGGCATAGTATGGGTGACAAGTCCAAGTGGGGAGGCATAGGCCCCTCAAGCACAGGGGCCTCAAGTTTGGGGTGGGAGTTGTGGGAGCCCCCCTCGCTCCAGGTGGCCACAGGATCTCAGTGCCCCCTGTCTCTGCTCAGGGAAAGATGAGCACCTGGTCACTGTGCGTCTGCATCCATGCCCCCCGCCTGACTTCTTCCGTCCGTGCCGCCTGCTGCCGACCAAGAACAATGTGCGCTCTGCCTGGTACCGAGGGCAGAGTCCTCCAGGAGATGGTGAATGGGCATTGGTGTCAAGGTAGAGCTGGAGAGAAGGGGTATCTTGGGGACTTCTTACCTCATGTCTTGCCCTTGTTCCCACAGGGAGCTCAGAGCCCCCCACGCCTCACTACAATACGTGGGtcctacaggacacagccctGGAGTCCCATGTACAGCTGCTGTCAGCTGTACTGGGCTTGTCTCCAGGACTGAAGGATGGTGTGGCTCTTCTGAAGGTCTGGCTGCGGCAGCGTGAGCTGGACAAGGTGCGTTGGGGGTGGCCCAGCCTCACTGCCGTGCTCAGTGGTGGGCTGGCTCTGAGCTCAAGCCTCTCCCTCCGTCTCTTTCAGGGCCTCGGGGGGTTCAGTGGGTTCCTGATCTCCATGCTGGTTACATTCCTTGTGTCCACACGCAAGATCCATACCACCATGAGCGGCTACCAGGTCCTAAGAAGCGTCTTGCAGTTTCTGGGTGAGGCAGCTAGACTGGGAAAGGCCAACAGTTTCACTCCTCTTGGGATTCTTCTCATCCCAGCAGGGATCAGTCTGCTCCTTGCCATCagacagatgagcaaactgaattCCAGAGATAGGCAGTTGCAGGCACCAGGGCTGAGGGAAGGTCCTTAGGGCTGTGTCCCCAAGAAGGGGCACCCCTGACATACCCACCTTCTCTGGTTCACTCCAGCTACCACAGATCTGACAGTCAATGGGATCAGTTTATGTCTCAGCTCAGATCCTTCTTTGGTGAGTTGGGTCGGGTCTGGGTGAGGGGACCTGAAGCTAAGGCCCCAACCCTGATTGGTTTcactccccctgcccccagcccgCCCTGGCTGACTTCCACCAGGCCTTCCCTGTTGTCTTCCTGGACTCCTCAGGCTATCTCAACCTCTGTGCTGATGTCACTGCCTCCACTTACCACCAGGTACCAAAGGGCCCCCGTTCCTGGGTTTTCCCAGGTGGCCCAGCCCCAGACTCTGTCCTTTCTGCTAGTACCAGAACCTCTTCAAAGAGCTCAGGGCAGGCATGTTTCCTAGCCTGAGCCCTCAGGTCGATAAGGAGGTACAGTGGTACCAGTTTCACATCTGAGTTCCCTCCTGACCCTGTGGCCCCAGGTGCAACATGAGGCACGGCTGTCCATGGCGTTGCTGGACAGCAAAGCTGATGACGGGTTCCAGCTCCTGTTGATGACTCCCAAACCCATGATCCGGGCTTTTGACCACATCTTGCAGTGAGTTTAGGGGTGACAGAGTGTCTAGGCGAGTCCTGTTTCCCTGGGGCTACAGTGCCTGGGCAAGGTCTTCGGGCAGGTGCTCAGGCCTTCCTGGGAGTGAGTGGGACTTGGTGCCAGCAGACCCTGATTCTTCCTCTTTGTCTTTCTCTGTACCTCTAGTCTCCGCCCACTGAGTCGTCTGCAGGCAGCATGTCACCGGCTGAAGCTGTGGCCCGAGCTGCAAGACCATGGTGGGGACTATGTTACAGCTGCTTTGGGCCCACTAACTACCCTCCTGGAGCAGGGCCTGGGGTCCCGGCTGCACCTGCTGGCCCACTCTCGGCCTCCTGTCCCAGAGGTGAGGTGGTGCACATTGGGGGAGTGTGTGGGAGAATGGAGCTGAATCCAGGGCTCAGGGGACACAAGTGACATGCCATCCCTCtagctggaaaagaatgtgggaGGAGGCCAGGCTGGGGGACTCTTGGCTTGGGCTCAGCCTCTCTATATCCTACAGTGGGATATCAGTCAGGATCCACCGAAGCACAGAGACACCGGGGCCCTGACCCTGGGATTGCTCCTCCGGCCTGAGGGGCTGACCAGTGTCCTCGAGATGGGTCCAGAGGCCGACCAGCCTGAGGTGAGGAACGCTGGTGGTGATTTGACCCTGGGGAGCCCAGCAAGTGCAGTGAAGGGAGTGGGTGGGTGGTGTTCATGCCACCTGAATTGAGGCTTGTCAGGGAAAGTTCTGACAGAGCCCTTCTTCCTTGCCTCTCCTCAGGCTGCTGATTTCCGCCAGTTCTGGGGATCCCGCTCGGAGCTCCGGCGTTTCCAAGATGGAACCATTCGGGAAGCTGTGGTCTGGGAGGCAGCCTCTATGGCCCAGAAGCGCCTTATTCCCCAGCAGGTGGTCACCCACCTCCTGGCACTGTGAGTGTTAACACCTGAATGCCAGGAGGCAGTCATAGGCTGGGGAGCCTTTTACTAGGGTCTGGCCCAGGCTCTTGGGGGTGAGGAGCTCATCTGCTGGGTCACAGTTCCCCATGCCCTCACTGTCTGTGCCCTTCTCCAGCCATGCAGACATCCCAGATACCTGTGTCCACTATGTGGGGGGCTTCCTGGATGCACTTATCCAAGGCCTGAAGGAGGTAAGAGCCCTGGGATGGGGTCAGGCTAGCAGTTGTTGACTATTGTAGATTGTAGATAGGGTGGGATTAGTCGGGGGAGAGAGCCCTCACCACCTCAGCGGGCACCTCTGCTGTTCCAGGCCAGGCTGCACCTCCTGGAGTGTCCAGTAGAGGGGGCTCTGGCTCTTCAGCTGAGCCATGGCAAACTCCCTGGTGGTGCTAGGGTTCTGTATGGTCCTGGCTTCCTGACTGTCTTCTCCCCCTCAGACCTCCAGCACAGGTGAGGAGGCCCTGGCAGCTGCAGTGCGTTGCTACGACGACCTCAGCCGCCtgctgtgggggctggagggCCTCCCGCTGACAGTGTCCGCTGTTCAGGGAATTCACCCGGTGCTACGCTACACAGAGGTAAGGTGTGAGGGGAGAAGGGAGCCCTCTCTGGTTGGTGACCCACAGCTCTGCTCTAGCCATCTAGTGTCCCCCCGCCCTCCAACTCTTGACTCTGGGCACTCCCCCGCAGACCCAGACACCTTCCTCAGCCCCCCTTCTTTCACAGGTGTTCCCCCCAACCCCCGTCTGGCCAGCCTACTCCTTCTATCAGCGTCTGCGAGAGCGAGCCTCGCTGGTGCCCCGGCCTGACAAGCCCTGCCCAGCCTATGTGGAGCCCATGACTGGTGAGGGGGCTCTTGGGAGGGTGTGGGAGTCAGTGAGAAGGGCAGCGCTCACCTCAGACTGCAGTCAGAGACAGGTCTCTTGCCCCTCTCCTCCAGTGGTATGTCACCTGGAGGGCAGTGGTCAGTGGCCGCAGGATGCTGAGGCTGTGCGGCGGGTCCGAGCTGCCTTCCAGCTGCGTCTGGCAGAGATACTGATGCAACAGCATGGGCTGCAGTGCCGTACCACGGCCACACACACTGACGTCCTCAAGGTTAGCGTGGTCCGAGGCAGGGATGCCCTGGGGAGCACAGGGATGGCAGAGCGCCCCCGGGGTCCAGGCTGACATTTACTTCCCATCCCCATACCCCACCTGACAGGATGGATTCGTGTTCCGGGTGCGTGTGGCCTATCAGCGGGAGCCCCAGATCCTGAGGGAGATGCGGAGCCCCGAGGGGATGATCTCACTGAGGGACACGCCTGCCTCCCTCCGCCTTGAGAGGGACACGAAGCAGCTGCCCCTACTTACCAGCGCCTTGCATGGGTATGGCCACCTGCACAGGGTCTCCCTGTCTGGACGCCCTTCTGGCCCCCATTCTGCTCTCTTGGCTGCCTGTTCCTCTGGGAGACCAGACGGTGTTATGGTCAGGGATGTATGTCCTGGAGTTAGACAAGGTCTGGAGTCCTGACTCACCCCTTCCTGGCTGCGTCCCTTTGGTCACATTCTCCTTGGGacgttattttcttcatttgtaaaatgagaataacgaTAGGCCCGATCTTTTAGGGCATTTGCTAGGAGAACGTGAGATTATGCATGTAAAGCATTAATCAGCACAGGAGCCGACACTGGGTAAGGGTTGAATGAATGGTGGCACTGGGGTTGAGACACTTTCCCTGGGCTCTGGGTGTCTGGGTCTCATTGTCACTATCCCGTTTTCCCCCTAGACTCCAACAGCAGCACCCAGCCTTCTCAGGTGTGGCTCGGCTGGCCAAGCGGTGGGTGCGCGCCCAGCTTCTAGGTGAGGGGTTCTCCAACGAAAGCCTGGACCTGGTGGCCGCTGCCCTTTTCCTACAGCCTGAACCCTtcttcccacccaggtgatttcCTCTATCCTTTCCTCAGCAGGGAAGCTCCCCTTGGGGACAGCCTTCATCCTTTATGCTGCACCCCCAGTTTAGATGGGGGAGGGTAGTGGAAGCAAGTGGTAGAAGAGGTTCTAAGACGTTCCTCTCCCAGTCCATGCCAAGGGGTCTGGGCTTCTCAGGTTGTGACTGATGGGAGAAGACGAAGGGTGAGCTGGGCTCCAGGCTCTGCTTATGCCCTGCTCTCAGCTCCCCCCAGGTTGGCTTCCTTCGGTTCCTCTATCTGGTTTCAACCTTTGATTGGAAGAACAGCCCCCTCATTGTCAACCTCAACAGTGAGCTCACTGGTGAGTGGTAGGCCTGGGGtgagactgccagaagaaccaccCTTTGCAGACTGCACAATGGGACAGGCGAGAGTTTTCCCTGCCAGTCTTAGGTTTTCTCTGCCTCTTCTGTCTCTGATATCTAAGCCTGGCCCTTGGGGTGGAGAGTTGTCAGGAAGAAGAGCCCCAGGTTAAGGCTTTAGGGAGCTCTAGGGCTGTATGTAAAGACATGTTTTGTCCACATAATGGTCAGAAGCAAAGTGGACTGTGGGTGGTAAGTAAGCTACACTTCGGGCATGGAGGGAGAGAATAGCAGAGTGGGGACCCTGAACACCAGGTGAGAAGTCTTGTGGCAGGGAACAGG
This DNA window, taken from Loxodonta africana isolate mLoxAfr1 chromosome 9, mLoxAfr1.hap2, whole genome shotgun sequence, encodes the following:
- the NOL6 gene encoding nucleolar protein 6; translated protein: MGPAPPGAAGDPEVMEPTLEGTGEEGKKVSSKKRTLAGSPVEGLLQPVKLSRAELYKEPTNEELNRLRETESLFHSSLLRLQLEELLKEVRLSEKKKKRIDAFLREINQRILKVPSIPEIELIDQTWLPAGVRVPLHQVPFTVKGRFRFLPPVQVMVVGSYLLGTCIRPDINVDVALTMPREILQDKDGLNQRYFRKRALYLAHLAHHLAQDPLFGSVRFSYSGGCHLKPSLLLRPQGKDEHLVTVRLHPCPPPDFFRPCRLLPTKNNVRSAWYRGQSPPGDGSSEPPTPHYNTWVLQDTALESHVQLLSAVLGLSPGLKDGVALLKVWLRQRELDKGLGGFSGFLISMLVTFLVSTRKIHTTMSGYQVLRSVLQFLATTDLTVNGISLCLSSDPSLPALADFHQAFPVVFLDSSGYLNLCADVTASTYHQVQHEARLSMALLDSKADDGFQLLLMTPKPMIRAFDHILHLRPLSRLQAACHRLKLWPELQDHGGDYVTAALGPLTTLLEQGLGSRLHLLAHSRPPVPEWDISQDPPKHRDTGALTLGLLLRPEGLTSVLEMGPEADQPEAADFRQFWGSRSELRRFQDGTIREAVVWEAASMAQKRLIPQQVVTHLLALHADIPDTCVHYVGGFLDALIQGLKETSSTGEEALAAAVRCYDDLSRLLWGLEGLPLTVSAVQGIHPVLRYTEVFPPTPVWPAYSFYQRLRERASLVPRPDKPCPAYVEPMTVVCHLEGSGQWPQDAEAVRRVRAAFQLRLAEILMQQHGLQCRTTATHTDVLKDGFVFRVRVAYQREPQILREMRSPEGMISLRDTPASLRLERDTKQLPLLTSALHGLQQQHPAFSGVARLAKRWVRAQLLGEGFSNESLDLVAAALFLQPEPFFPPSSPQVGFLRFLYLVSTFDWKNSPLIVNLNSELTVEEQVEIHSSFLAARAQLPVMVIITPQDRKSSLWTQDGPSAQILQQLMVLAAEALPILEKQLMDPWGPGDIRTVFRPPLDIYDVLIHLSPRHIPRHRQAVDSPAASFCRGLFSEPRPSLLMPVLGYDPPQFYLAQLREAFGDLALFFYDQHGGQVIGVLWKPTSFQPQPFKASSTKGRMVVSQGGELVMVPNVEAILEDFAILGEGLVQNVEARSERWAV